A DNA window from Polyangium spumosum contains the following coding sequences:
- the ruvX gene encoding Holliday junction resolvase RuvX yields the protein MAERPERPRICALDLGKARVGVAIADELGLLAHPRPPLDGRDKKALIRALGELAREEGVGLFLVGLPLDMSGEHGLMASRAEALAQEIGQGTGIPVELFDERWTTVEAARKLREGGTSGRKQKGVIDGMAAAVMLQAYLDRAQGLGSVDSLAMPPPPPPRGRGGRR from the coding sequence ATGGCAGAGCGTCCCGAGCGTCCCCGAATCTGCGCCCTCGACCTGGGCAAGGCCCGGGTGGGCGTCGCGATCGCCGACGAGCTCGGCCTGCTCGCGCACCCCCGCCCCCCGCTCGACGGTCGCGACAAAAAGGCGCTGATTCGCGCCCTCGGCGAGCTGGCCCGCGAGGAAGGGGTGGGCCTCTTCCTGGTCGGCCTGCCGCTCGACATGTCCGGCGAGCACGGCCTGATGGCCTCGCGCGCGGAGGCCCTCGCGCAGGAGATCGGCCAGGGGACGGGCATACCCGTGGAGCTCTTCGACGAGCGCTGGACGACGGTGGAGGCGGCCCGGAAGCTGCGCGAGGGCGGCACCTCGGGCCGGAAGCAAAAAGGCGTCATCGACGGCATGGCCGCGGCCGTGATGCTCCAGGCCTACCTGGACCGGGCCCAGGGGCTCGGCAGCGTCGATTCGCTCGCCATGCCGCCGCCCCCTCCGCCGCGCGGGCGGGGCGGTCGGCGTTAG
- a CDS encoding serine/threonine-protein kinase yields the protein MAASTASQPSIVVGPATTNLTGIGSAATGYGSADSFVAGIAAAERVCPTCNSRYPGEYKVCPKDGSQLVDEVQDELVGQTLRESYTIVRVIGEGGMGRVYEARHTRIESKRFAIKMLHPEYARQPDVLSRFQREAEAAAQIKSPYVVDVYDVDRTADGRPFIVGELLDGKEFADLLTQMGKMGVPQAVRIVRQVCKALAAAHAKGVVHRDMKPENVFLTGDLARPTAKVIDFGISKIEDNATGKALTRTGMIMGTPSYMAPEQARGQRVDHRADIYAVGAMLYCALTGKRPFDLGDPAATLMAVLSEDPPRPRSLEPSIPETLEMVVQRSMAKEPNDRYQSMAELDADLAPWDTDEPSSGAMIPVDQTATGTAARPSALFMKQQQEATMARPMLVLMTALGIFFALGGLITTAASIFRITRGGSATANLTVSESVLLLLLIPVALATPIILFIRHMRKTVWANTVKAIELLGRLRRPVVVGLCAYGFGSMLVRLIESVLLRRAVGVAWPVWDVLLLVIALVASVTAHVMLDGDKKVA from the coding sequence GCCACCGGGTACGGATCGGCCGACTCGTTCGTCGCAGGCATCGCCGCCGCCGAGCGCGTCTGCCCGACCTGCAACAGCCGCTACCCCGGGGAATACAAGGTCTGCCCCAAGGACGGCAGTCAGCTCGTCGACGAGGTGCAAGACGAGCTCGTCGGCCAGACGCTGCGCGAGTCGTACACCATCGTCCGCGTGATCGGCGAAGGCGGCATGGGCCGCGTCTACGAGGCGCGTCACACGCGGATAGAGTCGAAGCGCTTCGCCATCAAGATGCTCCACCCGGAGTACGCGCGTCAGCCCGACGTGCTCTCCCGGTTCCAGCGCGAGGCCGAGGCGGCCGCGCAGATCAAGAGCCCGTACGTCGTCGATGTGTACGACGTCGATCGCACGGCCGATGGACGTCCGTTCATCGTCGGCGAGCTGCTCGACGGCAAGGAGTTCGCCGACCTGCTCACGCAGATGGGCAAGATGGGCGTGCCGCAGGCGGTGCGGATCGTCCGTCAGGTCTGCAAGGCGCTCGCCGCGGCGCACGCGAAGGGCGTCGTGCACCGCGACATGAAGCCGGAGAACGTCTTCCTCACGGGCGACCTCGCGCGCCCGACGGCGAAGGTGATCGACTTCGGCATCTCGAAGATCGAGGACAACGCCACGGGCAAGGCCCTCACGCGCACGGGCATGATCATGGGCACGCCCTCGTACATGGCGCCCGAGCAAGCGCGTGGTCAACGCGTCGACCATCGCGCCGACATCTACGCCGTGGGCGCGATGCTCTACTGCGCCCTCACGGGCAAGCGCCCCTTCGATCTCGGGGATCCGGCCGCGACGCTCATGGCGGTGCTCTCCGAGGATCCGCCGCGGCCGCGCTCGCTCGAGCCGAGCATCCCCGAAACGCTGGAGATGGTCGTCCAGCGGTCGATGGCCAAAGAGCCGAACGATCGGTACCAGAGCATGGCCGAGCTCGACGCGGATCTCGCGCCGTGGGACACGGACGAGCCGTCCAGCGGGGCGATGATCCCCGTCGATCAGACCGCCACCGGGACCGCGGCGCGGCCCTCGGCCCTCTTCATGAAGCAGCAGCAAGAGGCCACGATGGCGCGGCCGATGCTCGTCTTGATGACGGCCCTCGGCATCTTCTTCGCGCTCGGCGGCCTCATCACGACCGCGGCGTCGATCTTCCGCATCACCCGCGGCGGCAGCGCGACGGCGAACCTCACGGTGTCCGAGTCCGTCCTCCTCCTGCTCCTCATCCCCGTCGCGCTCGCCACCCCGATCATCCTGTTCATCCGCCACATGCGGAAGACGGTCTGGGCCAACACGGTGAAGGCGATCGAGCTGCTCGGGCGGCTCCGTCGCCCCGTGGTCGTGGGCCTGTGCGCCTACGGGTTCGGCTCGATGCTCGTGCGGCTGATCGAGTCCGTGCTGCTCCGGCGCGCGGTCGGCGTCGCGTGGCCGGTCTGGGACGTGCTCCTGCTCGTGATCGCGCTCGTCGCGTCGGTCACGGCGCACGTGATGCTCGACGGCGACAAGAAGGTGGCCTGA